DNA from Streptomyces sp. NBC_01476:
GGGCCCATCTATCGCCAAGAGCACCAGGCGTGGCCTCTCGGTCGGATCGGTACGCAGCACAGCCTGCCTGGCTTCGGACTTTAGTTCGGACTTTCGATCGGTAGCCCCGAGCTTGGTGGCAGCCATGAGGGTTCGCCCTTCAATGATCTTGTCCGACCTGGACACGGCCAGACCTTAATGGCTGGGCCAACACGGCAGCTACTGGCCCTTCGGCGTCCCCTGGCCCATCGAAGGAGCGCAGCAGGATCGTGGCCGCAGGTTGGCCGCGCGCCCTGGTCAAGCGTGGACAGACCTGAGACATGGTGAGACAGGTCAAGCACAGAGCGGCTGCCCCGGACTCCGGGACAGCCGCTCTGACCTGCTACTACATCTACCTCGGCGGAGGCTGTGGGATTTGAACCCACGGTGACATCGCTGCCACGACGGTTTTCAAGACGGGCGGCGACCCGCCCCCAGCCCCTTACCCGAACTGCTGCCAAGGCCGGTTATCGCAGTCACTCGCCCTACGTGGTCCACGGTTGGGCCACAAACGGCCGATGAGCCCGGGTGGGCGGCCTACGCAGGCGTCCAAGTGAAGAGGACTGACCGGACCGAGCCAGTCGCGCGCCCTCAGGGAGCACGGCGCTGCCATCCGACCGAAGCCCGGCGTACCGGGAACAACCCCGCGTCTGCGGGGAGCACGACAAGCCGGCGGACCTTCACTACGCCTTCGTGGGAACAGCCCCGCGGGTGCGGGGAGCACACGCACCCGGCGATCTTCCCGTTCGTGGACGAGGGAACAGCCCCGCGGGTGCGGGGAGCACGATGTCGGCGCCGATGGTGCCCGCGCTCTCCGGGGAACAGCCCCGCGTCTGCGGGAAGCACCAGACGAGTTGATCGGCGCCATCCTCAGCAGAGGGAACAGCCCCGCGTCTGCGGGGAGCACGACTGCGGCGAGGAGGTTGGGCATCGCGGCGAGGGAACAGCCCCGCGTCTGCGGGGAGCACGGAGCGGTGATGGACATGAGGTGCCCCTGTCAGGGAACAGCCCCGCGTCTGCGGGGAGCACGCCGCAGGACATGCGGCGCGCGGCCCGGCCTCGGGAACAGCCCCGCGTCTGCGGGGAGCACTACCAGCCGATCCGCCGCCGCGCGGAGCGCAAGGGAACAGCCCCGCGTCTGCGGGGAGCACCACTGGGCAAGGCATCGTCCCATCGGAGACCGGGGAACAGCCCCGCGTCTGCGGGGAGCACATCTCCACCGGGATCGCGGCGCCGATGGTGGCGGGAACAGCCCCGCGTCTGCGGGGAGCACCCAGTGCATGGGTGCCGTCGGCGTCCTTGGCCAGGGAACAGCCCCGCGTCTGCGGGGAGCACTCGGACCACAGCGTCGTCTTGCTGGCCTGCCGGGGAACAGCCCCGCGTCTGCGGGGAGCACCGGCCGGTCAGCGGGGTCGCTGGTTTCTGCGGGGGAACAGCCCCGCGTCTGCGGGGAGCACCGTCGGGCGCAGCCGCCGCCGGTCCACATCTCGGGAACAGCCCCGCGTCTGCGGGGAGCACCCGCATGGGCGACAGCTTCCGGGCGACGTCCAGGGAACAGCCCCGCGTCTGCGGGGAGCACGACCCGGCGGCAGGCTTCACGGCCGCGGCGTAGGGAACAGCCCCGCGTCTGCGGGGAGCACAGGACTGACCCCGTCGTAGGAAAGATCGCGGAGGGAACAGCCCCGCGTCTGCGGGGAGCACAGTGCGCGACCTGCCGCTTCATCCGCCGAGTGCAACGTTTTTACTTACCTTCGAAGATTCCGACATTTCGACCAGTTGCTCCAAGGAGACAGCCTTGCTCACCTCCCGAACCTCCTCCGCTTCGCCGCCTTGCTCCACCCTGCTCCCGGCTCGGGCGCACGCCCCGCCGCGGACCCCGCCGACGGGCGGTGGATGAGAGTGATGCCTTCGTGGTCGATCGGATGCCACGCGTGGTCGTAGGTGCGGAAGGTGTAGCCCTGCTCCGTGTCGGTCTGGTGGGCGAGGAGGGCGCGGCCCTGGTTGGCGTACTGGCGAACCTCGTCCCAGAGAAGGTCACGGATGCGGGCAGAGGGGGCGCCCAGGAAGACACCTGGGGAGATCTCCAGGAGCCAGCGGGTGAGGAAGCCGCGAAGTCCCGCCGGGCAGTTGGTGAGGACGATGACGGTCATGGGGAGGCCCTCACCAGATGATCTCGGAGTCGTAGTTGCGACCGGCTTCGACCTCGGCACCGTGGTCGGACTGGAGGGAGACCCGGTCCGCCGAGCCTTCGGTCTCTGCCTCCTCGTAGCGGAGTAGGCCCTTGATGTCCTGGACACAACGGTCCAGCAGCCGCCTCTTGTTGATGCGCTCGCGCAGTGCCCGCCGCGTTCGTGCCGCGACATCTTCCGGACCTTCCGCCGCAGCATCGAAGGCCGCGGGGATGGCGACTTCGGTCTTGTAGAGATCGGCCACATCAAGGACGAACGACCGCTCGTGGCCGGAGTGGACGAAACCGAGGCCGGGTGAGCAGCCGATCGCGGCCACGACCGCGTGCGCGATGCCGTACATGCACTGCGCCGCGGCGGTGACAGCCTGGTTCGGAGGGTCGGCCGCGGCAAAATCATCGCGGTGGAACTCGCGCCGTCGCCAGGGGACACCGGTCCGAGTGGCCTCGCTGTGATAGCACTCCTTGACCCGGCGGCCCTCCATGCTGAGCAGTTCCTGGCGTGTGCGGCCAGCCGGGTCTTCGCCGGGGAAGCGGAGCCGGTACATCGCGCGGGCGACGTCCAGGCGGGTACGGAGGTTGGCCCACGCGGTGGCTTGCGCCTCGACGAGACCGGAGGAGCGGGTAAGTGCGCGCCCACCTGCGTAAAAGCGCACGCCGTGCTCGCCGACCCAGACCACGCCGGCCCCGCTGTCGCCGAGAACGGACATCGCCTGGTGGGTGATGCGGGTCCCGGGTCCCAGGAGCAGCGTGCCGATCGTGGCGGACGGGATGTGTGTGACGCCCTCGGCGTCCTCCGCTGTGATTGCGTTGTCGTTGCGGTGGACAACGCAACGCTCCAGGTAGATGAACGACAACCGGTCGCCGACACGGGCGAGTTCGCGAGGCGTTGCGGCCCCGCGCCGTCCAACGTTGCTCATTGGACTGGCGCCAGCGTCATCAGCCCGCAGCCGAACGCCTTCGCCTTGCCGATTCCCTGAGTGAGGGCACGCCTCAGTACGGCCGGGTCCGTGACGGTGAGCCGGCCATCGAAGGTGACTGCCGTCACCGACACCGTCCGGCGCTCGGCGGCCTTGGCGAATCGGAGATCCCGCTTGTCCCGAACAACGAGTTGCAACTCATCCCCCTCGGGCAGGAGTCGGTCTTCCGGCGGCTTCTCCACGACGGTGAAGCCGTTCTGCTGCTGGCGTTCGAGGAGCCACGCCTTCTGGTGCTTCGCGGTGAGATGCGCGGTCCGTTTGGTGGGCTCTTCCGGCACACGCCGGATGCTGTGGACCGGATTCGCGGTCAGGCGGAACGCCCACGTGCTTCCCACAGTCAGCTGGTCAAGAAACGTCCCGTAGTCGTAGCTCTGCCAGCCCGGAGTCTCGGAGGCCGGCCAACCGGCCTGCTCCACCAAGTGCGTGAGGTCGGGCCTGCGCGGACTGACGATGAACAGCAGAACCTCGGACGAGTTGCGGTCGACCCGCCACAGCACGCGGGGTCCTGAGCCGTCCCGCGTGAGCCGTCCCGGGAAGGACATGTCGACCGCGGCGTGCATCCGGCGCGGTGAGCCCAGAAGTTCGCGGCCGTCGCGCCGCGCTGTGTTGATGCGGAAACGGGTCAGATACATCAGACAGTTCCCAGGACGGAGGTCGGGTCGTGGTCGGGCGGTACTGCGGTCGCGGAGGTGGTGACTCCGCGCAGGCTGTAGCGCCGGTGGCGTTTATCGAAGGTGATGGGTGCGTCCCTCAGACTGAAGTCGGGCTCCGCATCGGGCCGACAGTCGAGGAGCAGGCCCAACTCCGGCTCGGAGTGCCTCTTCTTGAACCAGTCGGACGCTTGCCACGGCGCCCGCTTCAGCGCCTCGACGAGATCCAGTTCGTCGTGAACGCCGAGGTCCACAGGCGCTGACGGCGGGCACGACCTGCGTCCGAGATAGGGCAGATAGACGGGGGAACGGACGGCCGCGTACAACTCCGCGATGACACCAGGCGATCCCTCCACCCCAGCGACGAACACCGCATCGGCCACATAGAAGCGCTCGGAGAGCGGCATGGACTTGCCAGTCACGGCGTGATGAGCAGTCTGGAAGTCCCGCACACGGGTGCCCGGTTGGTCGATCCGCACGCCGAAGCCGAGTGCCACCAGATCGGAGAGGTCAGCCTCCCGTTCCCGCCCTTGGGCAGCCGCGAGGAGCCCGAGCACGCCGCTCTTGGTTGGCGCATTCTCTGTGGTGCGGCGCACAAACCGAGCTGCGGACCCCCACGACTGAAGCGGGCCGGCCAGCCTCAGCAGGAGCACGCTCACGCCTGGGACCCGCTGGGACCCGCGGCCTCCAGCCGCAACTCCACCACGGCCCCCACGGACTCCACGAGATCCGCGAGATTCGTCTCCGGGCCAAGAGCGCTCAGGGATTCGGCATCATCCCCCACCCGTACGATCCAGGTGCCGTCCGCGTCCTCGACTCCGTACGCCCGCTCCAGTTCGGGGACGTATCGAACCAGTTGCTCGCAGGCGGCCCGGACGTAACCGCCGTCATGCAGCGGAACGACGGCACGCTCGAAAGCCGCAACGAAGCTGATCGGGCGCTTGGTACGGAGCTTGACGATGATGGCTGTCGGCAGGGTGTGGTTGCCGAAGGTGTTGACCTTGCCGGTGGGAAGCGAGGTGACGAAACCCTCGACGAACGCCTCCACGGCCCGCCGGGTGGGGGTGCCGCCGGCGCCCAGGTTGGCATGGAGCCGGTCGACGTCCAAAGCCGCGTAGCGGTACAGGGTCGAGGAGTTGAAGTCGACGACGCCGATCATCCCCGCGCCGGTCTCGGCGTCGGTATTGCGGTCGTCAACCGCCGTGAAGTAATCCGACTCGTTGTCGACGGCGTGCACGCTGATGGCGTGGGCAACCTGTGTAGCGGCCTCTACGTTGAGGTCAGTGGCGTCGGCGACCATCCGGCCGAAGAGCGCGATATCCACCGAATGCCGGCTGTCGACGAGTTCGCGTGCGCGCGCCTTGTTCTCCCTGGCTCTGAAGAACTCCTTGAGCACCGCAACCTCGGCCTTGCCCGCCGCGCCCTCGATCGTCAACTCGGCCAGCGCTTCCAACTGCCCCGCGCTGAGGAACATCAGGTACGAAGACTCCGGCGCCGGCGCCGCCTGGTCGTCCTTCACCTTTCGCTTCGGCACGTCGATCTTGGAGCCGGTGGCGGTGCGCAGCGTCTCCGCCGCCAACTCCAGGGCCACTTCCCTGTCCAGGCCCGGCTCCAGAGCCACCAGCCGGACGCCGAGCGTTTCGGCGACCTTCTTCGTGCGAATGCCCAGTTCGGAGGGGTCGAGCAGCTCGCCGAACTTCGTCCGCGTGGCCCTCTTCCACGCCTGGCTGGATACGCGGGACCTGCGGACTCCTCCGTATATCGCGGTCTTGGGCGAGCCGGTGTCGTCCCGGTTGATGTTGCTCGGCGGCACGGTCTGGAGAATGTGAACATCAAGGATGGTTCTGGTCACGACGGATGTGTTCCTGTCCGGTGATCGGGAGTGGTTCAGTCCTGTCATTTGCTCTAGCCGCGGGCAGCGTCGGCGAGGTGGAACTCCCGCCCCCATTCGCGGCGTACTTCCGCGCGGTAGGCGGGCAGTTGCCAGCGGTGGACCTGGTCGGCGAGCAGGGCGTAGTCGAGACCGAGGCCCTCACGGCGTAGCAACTGGACTATTTCGCGCAGCCGTTGAGTCATAGCTTCGAGGGACGATGCCGTGCCGACGCGTACGAAGCGTCTGCGCAGGGGCTCATTGAGTTCCGGTTCGGCCTTGACGATGGCGTCCTGGACACCTGGCCGTGTCTCCGCGGCGGTCTGCGACCTCAGGGTGTCCGGCGCCATGAGGACCCGTACGGCCCGCCCCAGGCTGTTGCCGACGACGTGCATGTCAGCTTCGCGGTGGGACTGCTGGTGAGACGCCCACAGCGTCACGGCCAGATGCAGGGCTTCCTCGGCGCGATCATGGTCGAACGCGCGCTGCTCAGCGGCGGGCAGATCGGCCAGCAGCACAGCCAGTTCCGCGGTACTGGTCAGTCCCCAGAGGTCCGGAACGTCATGCGCGGATCGGCCGGCGCCGCGCCGTAGCCGGGCGAGCGTCGCGACGGCAGCGGGCCGGTCCTGCCGGTATCCCTGCTGCAGCCGACGGATGAAACGGTCCGTCGCCGTGCCCACCAGTGCGTACGTGCGTGGCGTGGTTGTCATCATGAGGGTGACCCCGTCAGTTCGTCGTCTACGGTCTCGGTCACCGCGTGCACGGTGTCAGGCCGCCCAGCTGCGACTTTGGGCAACACCGCACGGAGCCTGCGGCGAAACCAGAGTTCTGCTTGCGCATCGTTGATCCAGCGAACTCCACCGTCGCTCAGCTCGACGTGACGGCCCTCGGCTGCGGCCGGGCCCGCACTGTCCAACAGGCGTCGGCCCAGGTCCTGTACGAGGGTGTGGACGGTCTTCTGCCACGCGGCTCGGGCCTCGTCCGGATCGCCGGCAGCTCCGAGGCCCCGCAGCCAGTTTCGGTACGGTTGGTCGAGTTCGGCGTACCCCATGTCCCGCGCGGTGTCCTCGGGCGGGGCGGATTCGGACCCCACAGCCTTGGCAAGGTTGCCAGCGAGGTGTCCGAGGGCTCTGACCGCCTCGTCCACGTCTGTCACCGCGTCCACCGCAGCCCTGCCGTACTTGGGACGCTCCTCATGCAGGACGATCACCGGCAGCACCACCGCGTCGTCCACGATCTCGTCGATGACGGACTGCTGAGTCCCGTAGAACGCGCCCACTGTCCTGGTACGCAACAGGCCGTGCCGGGGAAGATATCCTTCGTAGGAAAGCCGCGCCAGCCACTCGACCACTGGCGGCGGCAAAAAGTCCTCAGCCTCTTGCCGCTGTTCGCGGCCCTCGCGCTGTCTGCCCCGATCACCGAGCAGCGCCGCCAGGCCGCGCCATGCGGCACGGCTGGGATCATGCTGCCGCGGCATGTAGACCTGTTGCAGGTTCAGCTTCTTTTCCTGCGGCTTGCTGCGGCGCCAAGCGGTCATGGGTTCGCGATGCTGCTGGTTGTGCGGCGGGAGCGGATCGCCGTACGCGAGGACTGCGCCGGTGACCCTGCCGTCCTCGACGTGAAGGCGGACCCGGCGGCTCTGCCAGGTGTATAGGTCGCACGGGCCGGACGGGCGGGGGTCGTCGGGGTCCCGCTCGATCTCAGCAGCACCGGATGGCTGGCGGCGCCATGCCGGGAGATCGTTCCCTGCGGCCTGCATATCGTTGTCCCTGCTGATCAGGTTGAGCAGCAGCGTCTCGCGCAAGGTCTTCCCCTCGGCGAACACCCCGCCGAGGTTTCCGGCCCAACCGACACCCTGCGGATAGCCCTTGCCTCCCTTAACCCGCGGATCGCCCACCGCTCCGGACTTGATCCCTGACACGTCGAAGGCATGGACGTGCACCAGCCACCG
Protein-coding regions in this window:
- the cas5e gene encoding type I-E CRISPR-associated protein Cas5/CasD codes for the protein MSVLLLRLAGPLQSWGSAARFVRRTTENAPTKSGVLGLLAAAQGREREADLSDLVALGFGVRIDQPGTRVRDFQTAHHAVTGKSMPLSERFYVADAVFVAGVEGSPGVIAELYAAVRSPVYLPYLGRRSCPPSAPVDLGVHDELDLVEALKRAPWQASDWFKKRHSEPELGLLLDCRPDAEPDFSLRDAPITFDKRHRRYSLRGVTTSATAVPPDHDPTSVLGTV
- the cas6e gene encoding type I-E CRISPR-associated protein Cas6/Cse3/CasE translates to MYLTRFRINTARRDGRELLGSPRRMHAAVDMSFPGRLTRDGSGPRVLWRVDRNSSEVLLFIVSPRRPDLTHLVEQAGWPASETPGWQSYDYGTFLDQLTVGSTWAFRLTANPVHSIRRVPEEPTKRTAHLTAKHQKAWLLERQQQNGFTVVEKPPEDRLLPEGDELQLVVRDKRDLRFAKAAERRTVSVTAVTFDGRLTVTDPAVLRRALTQGIGKAKAFGCGLMTLAPVQ
- the cas7e gene encoding type I-E CRISPR-associated protein Cas7/Cse4/CasC, whose amino-acid sequence is MTRTILDVHILQTVPPSNINRDDTGSPKTAIYGGVRRSRVSSQAWKRATRTKFGELLDPSELGIRTKKVAETLGVRLVALEPGLDREVALELAAETLRTATGSKIDVPKRKVKDDQAAPAPESSYLMFLSAGQLEALAELTIEGAAGKAEVAVLKEFFRARENKARARELVDSRHSVDIALFGRMVADATDLNVEAATQVAHAISVHAVDNESDYFTAVDDRNTDAETGAGMIGVVDFNSSTLYRYAALDVDRLHANLGAGGTPTRRAVEAFVEGFVTSLPTGKVNTFGNHTLPTAIIVKLRTKRPISFVAAFERAVVPLHDGGYVRAACEQLVRYVPELERAYGVEDADGTWIVRVGDDAESLSALGPETNLADLVESVGAVVELRLEAAGPSGSQA
- the cas1e gene encoding type I-E CRISPR-associated endonuclease Cas1e, producing MSNVGRRGAATPRELARVGDRLSFIYLERCVVHRNDNAITAEDAEGVTHIPSATIGTLLLGPGTRITHQAMSVLGDSGAGVVWVGEHGVRFYAGGRALTRSSGLVEAQATAWANLRTRLDVARAMYRLRFPGEDPAGRTRQELLSMEGRRVKECYHSEATRTGVPWRRREFHRDDFAAADPPNQAVTAAAQCMYGIAHAVVAAIGCSPGLGFVHSGHERSFVLDVADLYKTEVAIPAAFDAAAEGPEDVAARTRRALRERINKRRLLDRCVQDIKGLLRYEEAETEGSADRVSLQSDHGAEVEAGRNYDSEIIW
- the cas2e gene encoding type I-E CRISPR-associated endoribonuclease Cas2e; this encodes MTVIVLTNCPAGLRGFLTRWLLEISPGVFLGAPSARIRDLLWDEVRQYANQGRALLAHQTDTEQGYTFRTYDHAWHPIDHEGITLIHRPSAGSAAGRAPEPGAGWSKAAKRRRFGR
- the casB gene encoding type I-E CRISPR-associated protein Cse2/CasB, giving the protein MTTTPRTYALVGTATDRFIRRLQQGYRQDRPAAVATLARLRRGAGRSAHDVPDLWGLTSTAELAVLLADLPAAEQRAFDHDRAEEALHLAVTLWASHQQSHREADMHVVGNSLGRAVRVLMAPDTLRSQTAAETRPGVQDAIVKAEPELNEPLRRRFVRVGTASSLEAMTQRLREIVQLLRREGLGLDYALLADQVHRWQLPAYRAEVRREWGREFHLADAARG